The proteins below are encoded in one region of Labeo rohita strain BAU-BD-2019 chromosome 15, IGBB_LRoh.1.0, whole genome shotgun sequence:
- the numa1 gene encoding nuclear mitotic apparatus protein 1 isoform X5 codes for MKFNMNKAGPLLAWMNTMFPEKHVWEFVPMRDGLRLLKICFKLRGMENFEDFKTLSLYKKVEVIFSFLHDDFHLTKRQSSLILQKINGGIDLELQVAKVALLLCYCTFKKGIMPPMDSNTEEEITSMFRFVKDDTDSLSLDEGLEQFLDQDSFMNSTYSSSMSIGSSPLYTDDESPIVGRFQRPPRVQFQELCTVASSSDSSPIQDLMSTPHFQLKKLRKELAHEGDVRDELEKELANQINIISEKEGLISQLQHRVERMLREHGELEKDHKAALLELQEKNESLLHRVHEVLKQCQDLKTDNSQKERKIDELTEENGTLTAQVRNAFAQLARAEEEVAKLTLAHESAQAEWKNRKEFLEKELNEAVTHRDCLSEQVQILQGKISVLEDELKKAQSQEKGEVLGPIMEWEKLKQELADLTRQLAQLQDTISRLEKEKAELEALLAEERCSFEKETKRLQMVVFDLEQSINNIRLERETLQEALQTQKEMLTAQISALESDVSRLQQVEVQLSAEIKISADLRQQREKLEGKVASLDKMVHALHAEIQGLEVERASQQDALNALIVDLQSARATIQEYENKLEEHQNVVQENESLKKEACTLQQEINEHLQTNGDLQEQINILRQEKTEEENKVNQALTKIQSLQTQILDLSKQISLKDEEIRNLRNKYDAVDHELKLVKEQNIEINEMIKSNRKEHEDTVKKLQQELDTASSIASEKQEEMLVLSAEVTSLKEQICRYSENEVQKQQELSVLEAQHNVLKENMTSIQSQLAEVTTTASQKESELHLLQQELCQQETLREEAQELEKARREELEITVIELQKTILEVTSLVSEREACMNSLQDEIKDQQLRAKQCEDDLRSELKEKVGNLQELLDAANRDAADKEHILQSLNEKLKQVELLCQQKEKDVGEMHQTKEDLEKRITEQKQQLDECQQNLEILRKERDHLSAQVSSLQDEISRSQQEVSVLQADNSVLKENLGALQNQLAEVTTTASQKESELLLLQQELSHQETLRVKALELETIKREEFEKKVSELQAKILEVSTLASQREAQVISLQNEMKDQQLRAKQSEDDLRRELEEKVGTLQGELDTVSRCAVDKDELLGSLDQKLKEMEGLFLQKEKDILETHQAKEELEKRIVELHVETQQLSECQQNLEILRKERDHLSAEVTSLKAEIHSYQDTEVQKQQEISVLEVERNMLKENMTDLEKKLVEETTASLQKQSELVLLQDKLHQQESLRERAQELETSKREELERTVSELQAQILEVSTLASEREACVNSLQDQLTDQLKSKQSEDDLRRVLEEKVETLQGQLETVSRDVSDKDQLLETMDQKLRQMDLLCQEKEKDVLDMHQVKEDLEKKIGELIVEKQQLVEYQQNLETVKKERDILSTEVTSLKDEVQKFQENEVQKQQEISILEVEQNTLKENLAALKTQVAELTTTASQKESELLLLQKEVCEQNNIKEKAQKLEKDISELQVKIHEVSTLASEREAQIVSLKDEINDQQLRTKQSEDELRRVLEEKIETLQRQLETTTCDITGKDHLLQSLDQKLKQVELLCQQKEKDVLEIQHSKEDLEKRISELFVEKQQKQEEYQQNLETVRKEREVLSTEVVSLKHEIRSHQENEVRKQQEIYALEVEHNTLKENLAVLKTQMVELTTTASQKESEVQLLQKEVCEQENFKEKSQELEMQISELQAKILEVSTLASEREAQLSSLKNEINDQQLRAKQSEDDLCRVLEEKIETLKGQFETATRDVSDKDQVLQTLDLKLRKMELLCKQKEKDVLEIQHSKEALEKRIGELHADRRQLDGDLEMLRQEKDHLSSLNQSLRKKCGASQKIQAELELKVEEQSSSVLALKKASQKWEEQNQELLEQLKAKTEAVEHYKAQVDKAKNHYNGKKQLLVEAQELNQILEHSLEASKREVKALETELTLARMELDQASTKEKNLAAKVKSLEAQVDFADRQLREQRKMTDDKENMRHRESQYIRVPEKQQDTSTDSLEFELNDSLNTISRSAVPGESSTPLVRSSERLAAKRRALGAESLETLYFTPLSQQGNKRKGDYNDAFEHTLESSITSIGDLVVDSAKKLTASARRRRTTQVINITMAKKTSGSAEGDESFYSLHSARSQPNLAVQRSRPFSMDLSEESATATLSKADTLQSLPGYRRSTAHNVAPPRATSAFCIGAENEPEHAADDWMRIAELQARNKACLPHLKSSYPLESRPTVGLPSFTLTDEDLRMGDPKETIRRAALHLHESQHSHTPQTLKRSGSLQHDLNTPEQQHIGTDDAKLLASGISRTMTYKTRHANRLSSAQPKRRQSVMFMIANSPKHQRGSLLQRGLKLRKDACKSPTVVSRALRPAMSAANSRSPLSLRKNPRNKSPKKGEQ; via the exons ATGAAGTTTAATATGAACAAGGCGGGACCGCTTTTGGCATGG ATGAATACCATGTTTCCAGAGAAGCATGTCTGGGAGTTCGTTCCTATGAGAGATGGGTTACGACTCCTGAAGATCTGCTTCAAACT AAGGGGGATGGAGAACTTTGAGGATTTTAAGACTTTATCCCTCTATAAGAAAGTGGAAGTCATCTTCAGCTTTTTGCATG ATGACTTTCACCTCACCAAAAGACAAAGTTCCCTCATCTTACAGAAGATCAATGGAGGAATTGATCTGGAGCTTCAAGTGGCTAAG GTGGCGCTTCTGCTTTGttactgcacttttaaaaagGGCATAATGCCACCTATGGATTCAAATACAGAG GAGGAAATTACATCCATGTTTCGTTTTGTGAAAGATGACACTGACAGCCTGTCTTTAGACGAAGGCCTAGAGCAGTTTCTAGACCAAGACT CTTTTATGAACTCCACATACTCCAGCAGTATGAGCATCGGCAGCTCGCCGTTATATACAGATGACGAATCTCCGATTGTCGGCCGGTTCCAAAGGCCTCCAAGAGTTCAGTTTCAAGAGCTTTGTACAGTTGCTTCCAGCTCAGACAG CTCTCCAATTCAGGATTTAATGAGCACACCACATTTCCAGCTGAAGAAACTCCGGAAAGAATTGGCGCATGAGGGTGATGTGAGAGACGAGCTGGAGAAAGAACTGGCCAATCAGATCAACATCATCTCAGAGAAAG AGGGTCTGATTTCCCAGTTACAACATAGGGTGGAGCGAATGCTGCGGGAACACGGAGAGCTGGAGAAGGACCATAAAGCTGCACTACTGGAGCTCCAGGAGAAGAACGAGAG TCTTCTCCACAGAGTGCATGAGGTTCTAAAGCAATGTCAAGACTTGAAAACAGACAACTctcaaaaagagagaaagatcgATGAACTGACAGAGGAGAATGGAACACTTACCGCACAG GTGAGAAACGCTTTCGCTCAGTTGGCGAGAGCTGAGGAGGAAGTTGCCAAACTCACGCTGGCTCACGAATCAGCACAGGCTGAgtggaaaaacagaaaagagttTCTTGAGAAGGAGTTAAATGAGGCTGTCACACACAGG GATTGTCTGAGTGAGCAAGTTCAAATCCTTCAGGGAAAGATTTCTGTTCTGGAGGATGAACTCAAGAAAGCTCAGTCTCAGGAGAAAGGAGAAGTTTTGGGACCCATCATGGAG tgggaGAAGCTTAAACAGGAGTTGGCAGATCTGACTCGTCAACTTGCTCAGCTTCAGGACACTATTTCTCGTCTTGAGAAGGAAAAGGCAGAACTTGAGGCTCTGCTGGCTGAGGAGAGATGCTCTTTTGAAAAAGAGACGAAAAGACTCCAAATGGTGGTGTTCGATCTGGAGCAGTCCATCAATAACATCCGCTTAGAGAGAGAAACACTGCAGGAGGCTTTACAGACACAGAAGGAAATGCTTACTGCACAGATATCAGCTCTGGAAAGTGATGTTTCTCGCCTGCAACAGGTGGAAGTGCAGTTGTCGGCAGAGATTAAAATCTCTGCTGACCTTCGTCAACAGAGAGAGAAGCTAGAGGGGAAGGTAGCCTCTTTAGACAAGATGGTTCATGCTCTGCATGCTGAGATCCAGGGCTTGGAAGTGGAGAGAGCATCACAGCAGGACGCCCTGAATGCCCTTATCGTTGATTTGCAAAGTGCCAGAGCCACCATTCAGGAGTATGAGAATAAACTGGAAGAGCATCAGAATGTGGTGCAAGAAAATGAATCCCTGAAAAAGGAAGCATGCACATTGCAGCAGGAGATTAATGAGCATCTACAAACCAATGGAGACCTTCAGGAGCAAATAAATATTCTCAGACAGGAGAAAACCGAGGAGGAGAACAAGGTTAATCAGGCTTTGACCAAAATTCAGAGCCTCCAAACACAAATTCTGGATCTGTCCAAACAGATTTCCCTAAAAGATGAAGAAATCAGAAATCTGAGGAACAAGTATGACGCTGTAGACCACGAGCTGAAGCTTGTGAAGGaacaaaatattgaaataaatgaaatgatcaAATCAAATCGCAAAGAGCACGaggacactgttaaaaaactCCAGCAAGAGCTTGACACTGCTTCTTCGATTGCTTcagaaaaacaagaagaaatgCTGGTTCTGTCAGCAGAGGTAACATCACTTAAAGAGCAGATCTGCCGTTACAGTGAAAACGAAGTGCAGAAACAACAAGAATTGTCTGTTTTAGAGGCACAACACAATGTGTTGAAGGAAAACATGACTTCTATTCAGAGCCAGCTGGCTGAGGTGACAACTACTGCTTCACAGAAGGAATCTGAGCTCCACTTGCTTCAGCAGGAGCTTTGCCAACAAGAAACCCTGAGAGAAGAAGCTCAGGAGCTTGAAAAAGCCAGACGTGAGGAGCTTGAGATAACTGTGATTGAACTTCAGAAAACAATCCTAGAGGTCACCTCTCTTGTCTCAGAGAGAGAAGCTTGCATGAATTCTCTTCAAGATGAGATAAAGGATCAGCAATTGAGGGCCAAACAGTGTGAAGATGATCTACGCAGTGAGCTAAAGGAGAAGGTTGGAAATCTACAGGAACTGCTAGACGCTGCCAATCGTGATGCTGCAGACAAAGAACATATTCTACAGTCTTTGAATGAGAAGCTGAAGCAGGTGGAATTGCTGTGccaacaaaaagagaaagatgTTGGAGAGATGCATCAAACAAAGGAAGATCTGGAAAAGAGAATTACTGAGCAGAAACAACAACTGGATGAGTGCCAGCAGAATTTAGAAATcctaagaaaagaaagagaccATCTCTCTGCTCAAGTATCATCTCTCCAAGATGAAATCAGCCGATCCCAACAAGAAGTGTCTGTGTTACAGGCTGACAACAGTGTTTTGAAGGAAAACTTGGGTGCTCTTCAGAACCAGTTGGCTGAGGTGACAACAACAGCTTCCCAAAAGGAATCTGAGCTCCTCTTGCTTCAGCAGGAGCTTTCCCATCAAGAGACTCTGAGAGTAAAAGCTCTGGAGCTTGAGACAATCAAACGTGAAGAGTTTGAGAAAAAGGTGAGTGAGCTTCAGGCCAAAATTCTAGAGGTTTCCACTCTCGCATCTCAGAGAGAAGCTCAAGTAATTTCCcttcaaaatgaaatgaaagatcAACAGTTGCGTGCCAagcagtctgaagatgatctccGCAGAGAGCTGGAAGAGAAGGTTGGTACCTTACAAGGAGAACTAGATACAGTCAGTCGTTGTGCTGTGGATAAAGATGAACTCCTGGGATCTTTGGATCAAAAGCTCAAAGAGATGGAAGGGCTTTTCCTTCAAAAAGAGAAAGATATCCTTGAAACGCATCAGGCAAAGGAGGAACTAGAGAAGAGGATTGTTGAGCTTCATGTTGAGACACAACAGCTTTCTGAGTGCCAGCAGAATTTGGAAATATTGAGGAAGGAAAGAGACCACTTGTCAGCTGAAGTAACATCTCTTAAAGCAGAAATTCATAGCTACCAGGACACTGAAGTGCAGAAGCAACAGGAAATATCTGTTTTAGAGGTTGAACGCAACATGTTAAAGGAGAACATGACTGACCTTGAGAAGAAACTGGTGGAGGAAACAACTGCATCTTTACAGAAACAATCTGAACTTGTCTTGCTTCAAGACAAGCTTCACCAACAAGAGAGCCTTAGAGAAAGGGCTCAGGAGCTTGAGACTTCCAAGCGTGAGGAACTTGAGAGAACGGTTAGTGAACTTCAAGCTCAAATCCTAGAGGTCTCCACACTAGCCTCTGAGAGGGAGGCTTGTGTTAATTCTCTTCAAGATCAGTTGACAGATCAGTTGAAGTCCaaacagtctgaagatgatctccGCAGAGTGCTGGAAGAGAAGGTTGAAACCCTTCAGGGACAATTGGAAACTGTGAGTAGAGACGTCTCAGACAAAGACCAGCTTCTGGAGACTATGGATCAGAAGCTGAGGCAGATGGATCTGCTGTGCCAGGAAAAGGAGAAAGATGTTCTTGATATGCATCAGGTAAAGGAGGACTTGGAGAAGAAGATTGGTGAACTTATTGTTGAGAAACAACAGCTGGTGGAGTACCAGCAGAATCTGGAAACAGTGAAAAAGGAAAGAGACATCCTGTCAACTGAAGTGACCTCTCTCAAAGATGAAGTCCAAAAATTCCAGGAAAATGAAGTGCAGAAGCAACaagagatttctattttagaggttgaacaaaacacattaaaagaaAACTTGGCTGCTCTTAAGACGCAAGTGGCGGAGTTGACAACTACAGCCTCTCAGAAGGAATCTGAACTTCTGTTGCTTCAAAAGGAGGTTTGCgaacaaaacaacattaaagaaAAAGCTCAGAAGCTTGAGAAAGATATAAGTGAACTTCAGGTTAAAATCCATGAGGTCTCCACTCTTGCTTCTGAGAGGGAAGCTCAAATAGTTTCTCTTAAAGATGAAATAAATGATCAGCAGTTAAGGACCAAacagtctgaagatgaactCCGCAGAGTGCTGGAAGAGAAGATTGAAACACTACAGAGACAACTAGAAACTACCACTTGTGACATCACAGGCAAAGACCATCTTTTGCAATCCTTGGATCAGAAGCTGAAGCAGGTGGAACTGCTTTGCCAACAAAAGGAGAAAGATGTCCTTGAGATCCAACACTCAAAGGAAGATCTGGAGAAGAGGATTAGTGAGCTTTTTGTtgagaaacaacaaaaacaggaGGAGTACCAGCAGAATTTGGAAACGGTGAGAAAGGAAAGAGAGGTTCTGTCAACTGAAGTAGTCTCTCTCAAACATGAAATCCGAAGTCACCAGGAAAATGAAGTGCGGAAGCAACAGGAGATTTATGCTTTAGAGGTCGAACACAACACACTAAAGGAGAACTTGGCTGTTCTTAAGACACAAATGGTGGAGTTGACAACTACAGCTTCTCAGAAGGAATCTGAGGTTCAGTTGCTTCAAAAGGAGGTTTGCGAACAAGAAAACTTTAAGGAAAAGTCTCAGGAACTTGAGATGCAAATAAGTGAACTTCAGGCTAAAATACTAGAGGTTTCCACTCTTGCCTCAGAGAGGGAAGCTCAATTAAGTtctcttaaaaatgaaataaatgatcaGCAGTTAAGGGCCaaacagtctgaagatgatctctGCAGAGTGCTGGAAGAGAAGATTGAAACCCTTAAGGGACAGTTTGAAACTGCCACTCGTGACGTCTCTGACAAAGACCAAGTTCTGCAGACTTTGGATTTGAAGCTGAGGAAGATGGAATTGCTGTGCAAACAAAAGGAGAAAGATGTCCTTGAGATCCAACACTCAAAGGAAGCTCTGGAGAAGAGGATTGGTGAGCTTCATGCTGACAGACGTCAACTGGATGGGGATTTGGAGATGCTGAGGCAAGAAAAGGACCACTTGAGTTCTCTCAACCAATCTCTGCGGAAGAAGTGTGGTGCCTCCCAGAAGATTCAAGCTGAGCTGGAGTTGAAGGTAGAAGAGCAAAGCAGTTCCGTCCTTGCTCTTAAAAAGGCTTCCCAAAAGTGGGAGGAGCAGAATCAGGAACTCCTGGAGCAGCTGAAGGCTAAGACAGAAGCAGTAGAGCACTACAAAGCACAG GTGGATAAGGCCAAGAATCACTACAATGGTAAAAAGCAGCTGCTGGTGGAGGCTCAGGAGCTGAACCAAATTCTCGAGCACTCATTGGAGGCCAGCAAGAGGGAAGTCAAAGCTCTGGAGACAGAACTGACTTTGGCTCGCATGGAACTAGACCAGGCGAGCACCAAGGAGAAGAACCTTGCGGCCAAAGTGAAAAGCTTAGAGGCACAA GTGGACTTTGCTGACAGGCAACTGCGAGAGCAGAGGAAGATGACTGATGACAAAGAGAACATGAGACACAGAGAAAGTCAGTACATCAGAGTCCCAGAGAAACAGCAGGACACCAGTACAGATAGCTTGGAGTTTGAGCTGAACGATTCGCTCAACACTATCAG TCGTTCAGCAGTACCGGGTGAATCCAGCACTCCACTGGTTCGTAGCTCTGAGCGTTTGGCTGCTAAACGTCGTGCCTTGGGGGCAGAGTCTCTGGAAACTCTCTACTTTACTCCTCTGAGTCAACAAGGCAACAAGCGTAAAGGGGACTACAATGATGCCTTTGAACACACACTAGAGTCCAGCATCACTTCCATTGGTGATCTTGTGGTTGACTCTGCAAAGAAGCTGACCGCTTCGGCTCGCAGGCGCCGTACTACACAAGTAATCAACATCACCATGGCTAAG AAGACATCAGGAAGTGCTGAAGGCGACGAGTCGTTTTATAGTCTGCACTCTGCCCGATCACAGCCCAACTTGGCAGTTCAGCGTTCACGGCCGTTCTCCATGGACCTCTCGGAGGAAAGTGCTACCGCAACTTTATCAAAAGCAGACACCCTGCAAAGTCTGCCTGGATATCGTAGAAGCACTGCGCACAACGTTGCCCCACCAAGAG CCACCAGTGCATTCTGTATTGGAGCAGAGAATGAACCCGAGCATGCTGCTGACGACTGGATGCGTATCGCAGAGCTGCAGGCACGAAACAAAGCCTGTCTGCCTCACCTGAAGAGCAGCTACCCGCTGGAGTCCAGG